From Salvelinus sp. IW2-2015 linkage group LG33, ASM291031v2, whole genome shotgun sequence, one genomic window encodes:
- the alkbh2 gene encoding DNA oxidative demethylase ALKBH2 — translation MDTFVSQTRKRYIDGTTDEQREPVWKKCKEEECNQGIVKEDVKEDAYLTEFSKSWQKIEAEGLDCDYALLFPKEEADCLYTQLEEEVVYLTGDKTKIQVFGKVYNVPRKQATCGDAGLTYTYSGVSLQASPWTPTLEYIRDAVTKATGQTFNFVLINRYKDGHDHMGEHRDDERELDPLCSIASVSLGAVRDFVFRHRESRGKQCRRQINPVKLELAHGSLLLMNSPTNTHWCHSLPARKRVLTPRINLTFRRILQDGKK, via the exons ATGGATACATTTGTGAGTCAAACCAGGAAGCGCTATATTGATGGGACAACAGATGAACAGAGAGAACCTGTGTGGAAAAAATGTAAAGAGGAAGAATGCAATCAGGGGATTGTAAAGGAGGATGTGAAGGAGGATGCCTATTTGACTGAGTTCTCTAAGTCTTGGCAGAAGATTGAAGCAGAGGGACTGGACTGTGACTATGCTCTACTCTTTCCTAAAGAGGAAGCAGACTGCCTCTAcacacagctggaggaggaggtAGTCTACCTCACAG GAGATAAAACAAAGATTCAGGTGTTTGGGAAGGTCTACAATGTCCCCAGAAAGCAGGCGACTTGTGGGGACGCAGGACTAACCTACACCTATTCTGGAGTGAGTCTTCAGGCTAGCCCGTGGACTCCAACCTTGGAGTACATTCGTGATGCTGTTACAAAGGCGACAGGGCAAACCTTCAACTTCGTCCTGATTAACAG GTACAAAGATGGACATGATCACATGGGTGAGCACCGTGATGATGAGCGGGAACTGGACCCCCTCTGTTCCATCGCCTCCGTATCCCTGGGGGCGGTCCGGGACTTTGTCTTCAGACATAGGGAGTCACGGGGAAAACAGTGCCGACGGCAGATCAACCCGGTGAAGCTGGAACTGGCCCACGGAAGCCTGCTCCTCATGAACTCTCCCACAAACACCCACTGGTGCCACAGCCTGCCAGCCCGCAAGAGGGTCCTCACACCCCGCATCAACCTTACCTTCAGACGCATCCTCCAAGACGGCAAGAAATGA